A stretch of the Photobacterium sp. CCB-ST2H9 genome encodes the following:
- a CDS encoding alpha/beta hydrolase: protein MEKVKFKNLNGQGVTMAAVINFPEGFDEHKKYPVVVVSHPGGGVKEQASGLYAKKLAEQGLVTIAFDASYQGESTGEPRQLENPYIRTEDVSAVIDYLTTLPYVDPERIGAMGICAGAGYTANAAMNDRRIKAVGSVSAVNIGSMFRNGWDNNVKDEDAIPFIQHGSQARTSDAGKPDSEILPLAPMRKEDAPNKELEEAWEYYHTPRCQYPTAPGYMTARSISQIITYDAYNKAEAFLTQPLQVIAGSEAGSKWMSDDMYARAASQDKAFHVVNGANHMSLYDVPQYVDEAVSVLAPFFQSKL, encoded by the coding sequence ATGGAAAAGGTGAAATTCAAAAATCTGAATGGTCAGGGTGTCACCATGGCTGCTGTGATCAACTTTCCGGAAGGATTTGATGAGCACAAGAAATATCCGGTTGTGGTTGTCTCTCATCCGGGAGGCGGTGTGAAGGAGCAGGCCTCCGGGCTCTATGCGAAAAAGCTGGCTGAGCAAGGGCTGGTGACCATCGCTTTCGATGCCTCTTATCAGGGGGAGAGTACCGGCGAACCCCGTCAGCTGGAAAACCCTTACATTCGGACGGAAGACGTCAGTGCTGTGATTGATTATCTGACCACTCTGCCTTATGTGGATCCGGAGCGGATTGGTGCGATGGGAATTTGTGCTGGTGCGGGTTATACCGCAAATGCTGCAATGAATGATCGCCGGATCAAAGCGGTGGGTTCTGTGAGCGCTGTAAACATTGGCTCGATGTTCCGAAATGGCTGGGACAACAATGTGAAAGATGAGGATGCGATTCCTTTCATTCAGCATGGTTCTCAGGCGCGGACCAGTGATGCAGGCAAACCCGATTCAGAGATTCTGCCGCTGGCACCGATGCGTAAAGAAGATGCGCCGAACAAAGAGCTGGAAGAAGCCTGGGAATACTATCACACCCCACGCTGTCAGTATCCGACGGCACCGGGTTATATGACGGCCCGAAGCATCAGCCAGATCATCACTTACGATGCATATAACAAAGCCGAAGCATTCCTGACTCAACCGCTGCAGGTGATTGCGGGCAGTGAAGCGGGCAGCAAGTGGATGAGTGATGATATGTATGCGCGTGCAGCCAGTCAGGACAAAGCGTTTCACGTTGTGAACGGTGCGAATCATATGTCTTTGTATGACGTGCCTCAGTATGTGGATGAAGCGGTCTCAGTGCTGGCGCCTTTCTTCCAGTCCAAACTGTAA
- a CDS encoding AraC family transcriptional regulator has protein sequence MMNENHADYLSLSTKLAVLAELVGSLARAEGDHVTTVPGLSLHRWNQPSEPLHCIYTLSVALTIQGGKQVLIGDVVHELGPGKSMITTLDLPVVSHVVEARRHQPYLGILLQLDIAQILAVNTELDLSRPHKGDMFQSVSIEQADAQLCDAFIRLLQLPMQPEMQPHLAPLIQKEIVIRLLTGPHGLHLRHLVSEGSPSEHISRAVTWLKQNFVHSFSMDELANRAHMSASTFRQHFRAMTGTSPLQYQKQLRLQEARELMLNQQMDASRASAMVGYESASQFSREYSRLFGAPPQKDIRRLRHNS, from the coding sequence ATGATGAATGAGAATCACGCGGACTATTTATCGCTGTCTACCAAGCTTGCCGTGCTGGCAGAGCTGGTCGGTAGCCTTGCCCGGGCAGAAGGGGATCACGTCACGACGGTGCCCGGATTGTCGCTGCATCGCTGGAATCAACCGTCTGAACCTTTGCACTGTATCTATACCCTCAGTGTCGCGCTGACCATTCAGGGCGGAAAGCAGGTTTTAATCGGGGATGTGGTACACGAACTGGGTCCGGGCAAGAGCATGATCACAACGCTGGATTTGCCTGTGGTTTCTCATGTGGTTGAAGCCCGGCGTCACCAGCCCTATCTGGGCATTTTGCTTCAGCTGGATATTGCTCAGATTCTGGCTGTGAATACTGAGCTGGATTTATCACGCCCCCATAAAGGGGATATGTTTCAGTCGGTGTCGATTGAACAGGCTGACGCTCAGCTTTGCGATGCTTTTATTCGTTTGCTTCAGTTACCCATGCAACCCGAGATGCAACCGCATCTTGCGCCACTGATTCAGAAAGAGATCGTGATTCGGCTGCTCACCGGGCCACATGGATTGCACCTGCGGCATCTGGTTAGTGAAGGCTCACCCAGTGAGCATATCTCCAGAGCGGTGACCTGGCTGAAACAAAATTTTGTCCATTCATTCAGCATGGATGAGCTGGCGAACCGGGCGCATATGAGTGCTTCCACATTCCGGCAGCATTTCAGGGCAATGACCGGCACCAGTCCGCTGCAATACCAAAAGCAGCTCCGGTTGCAGGAGGCCCGGGAACTGATGCTGAATCAACAGATGGATGCCAGCCGCGCCAGCGCAATGGTCGGTTATGAAAGCGCTTCCCAGTTCAGCAGGGAATACAGTCGCTTGTTTGGCGCTCCTCCTCAGAAGGATATCCGCAGGCTGAGACATAACAGCTAG
- a CDS encoding efflux RND transporter periplasmic adaptor subunit gives MMTFNRFGNRLRGGISVILLSASGAAIGNESPASPPLPQISVAPVISERITEWDEYTGRLQAPVNVVLMPRVSGYVTEVAYREGDMVHQGDVLFRIDDRLFRAEVERLEAQQVSLQSQLKLAESEFVRAKRLNATKAISADVFDNRQAGLQQARAELDALKASLKHARLQLSFTEVVSPIDGRVSHAQVTQGNYVTSGQSELTTIVSTEQMYAYFDVDEQTYLNYVRNHLLRVSDTTESSPVMMALSGDAGFSYQGHIDFVNNTVNQQTGSIRMRATFENEAQVLMPGLFARLRLVASKPYDAILIDEKAVGTDLNRKYVLKLDDANVVTYQPVTLGEKVAGLRVVQSGLTAADRIVVSGLQKIRPSMQVSPKIVDMATTEQLADIQRLQQWGTEESYAENSNGEGSHVLTARQPTDAQ, from the coding sequence ATGATGACTTTCAACCGATTTGGAAACCGCCTTCGGGGCGGCATTTCTGTGATTCTGCTGTCCGCCTCCGGGGCAGCAATTGGCAATGAATCTCCGGCATCGCCTCCGCTTCCGCAAATCAGTGTGGCCCCCGTGATCAGCGAGCGAATCACGGAGTGGGACGAATATACAGGCCGTTTGCAGGCGCCTGTGAATGTCGTCCTTATGCCCCGTGTGTCGGGTTATGTGACCGAAGTGGCTTACCGGGAAGGCGACATGGTTCATCAGGGCGATGTGCTGTTCAGAATTGATGATCGCCTGTTCCGTGCGGAAGTCGAGCGGCTGGAAGCTCAGCAGGTCAGTCTGCAGAGTCAGCTGAAGCTGGCTGAAAGCGAGTTCGTCCGGGCGAAGCGGCTGAATGCAACCAAAGCCATTTCCGCCGATGTCTTTGATAATCGTCAGGCAGGGTTACAGCAGGCCAGAGCAGAGCTGGATGCGCTTAAAGCATCGCTCAAACATGCCCGTCTGCAGCTCTCATTTACCGAAGTGGTGTCCCCAATCGATGGTCGTGTGTCCCATGCACAGGTGACGCAGGGAAATTATGTCACCAGTGGTCAGAGTGAACTGACGACCATTGTGTCGACCGAGCAGATGTACGCCTATTTTGACGTCGATGAACAAACCTACCTGAATTATGTCCGGAATCACCTGTTGCGTGTGTCTGACACCACTGAATCCAGCCCGGTGATGATGGCTTTGTCTGGTGATGCCGGATTTTCATATCAGGGTCATATCGATTTTGTGAATAACACCGTGAATCAGCAGACCGGTTCAATCCGGATGCGTGCGACGTTTGAGAATGAAGCACAGGTGCTGATGCCCGGTCTGTTTGCACGTTTACGTCTGGTGGCCAGCAAACCCTATGACGCCATTCTGATTGATGAAAAAGCGGTGGGCACGGATCTCAACCGGAAGTATGTCCTCAAACTGGATGACGCCAATGTGGTGACTTATCAGCCCGTGACCCTGGGTGAGAAAGTTGCCGGATTGCGGGTGGTGCAGTCCGGTTTAACTGCAGCCGACAGAATCGTGGTCAGCGGTCTGCAGAAGATCCGGCCAAGTATGCAGGTGTCACCGAAAATCGTTGACATGGCGACCACAGAACAACTGGCGGATATCCAACGTCTTCAGCAATGGGGCACCGAAGAAAGCTATGCAGAAAACAGCAATGGTGAGGGAAGCCATGTGCTGACCGCCCGCCAACCGACCGACGCACAGTAA
- a CDS encoding flavodoxin, whose amino-acid sequence MMKWFVLIFCVLLLAAFLVPFVVTRIENQQVQQNRIRLKEPQADATNPDKVAVVVFSRSGNTAVLARHIAEKTGGALLFIQAEAYAPGLPGWVNAMKDARSQTAVITPESIDLSEFETVFLGAPIWLYSPAPPVWQLAANTEFSGQHIVLFNTYNSHFEQSYIDAFETLVKANGAQSFEHVAVLRGRMGSQLTTEEMLQQFEQHRLVKRQMKRPDEKADELNDE is encoded by the coding sequence ATGATGAAATGGTTTGTGTTGATATTCTGTGTCCTGTTGCTGGCTGCTTTTCTGGTGCCATTTGTAGTCACCCGGATTGAAAACCAACAAGTTCAGCAAAACCGGATCCGGTTGAAAGAACCGCAGGCTGATGCGACCAACCCTGATAAGGTTGCGGTTGTTGTCTTTTCCCGATCCGGTAATACGGCCGTACTGGCCCGTCATATTGCCGAGAAGACAGGAGGCGCGTTACTTTTCATTCAAGCGGAAGCCTATGCGCCCGGCTTACCGGGGTGGGTCAATGCGATGAAAGACGCTCGAAGCCAAACCGCCGTCATTACGCCGGAATCGATCGATTTGTCTGAGTTTGAAACCGTGTTTTTAGGCGCGCCGATCTGGTTGTACAGTCCGGCGCCGCCAGTCTGGCAGTTGGCCGCAAATACTGAATTTTCCGGCCAGCATATTGTCTTGTTCAATACGTATAACAGTCATTTTGAGCAAAGTTATATTGATGCGTTTGAGACATTGGTGAAGGCAAATGGCGCGCAATCTTTTGAGCATGTTGCAGTGTTACGGGGCCGGATGGGAAGCCAACTGACCACAGAGGAAATGCTGCAGCAGTTTGAGCAGCATAGACTGGTGAAAAGACAGATGAAAAGACCTGATGAAAAAGCAGATGAACTGAATGATGAATGA
- a CDS encoding NADH-dependent flavin oxidoreductase: MSEQTKSLFSAFDFQKHFILRNRVALAPMTTWSSNVDGTISEQELAYYRRRVNGVGLAITGCSHVMANGIGFTDEFAAWDDYFLPSLTRLAAATKSGGAPAVLQLFHAGNKAVPELTPKGEIVSASELAAAPGPFNTGQQASRALTDEEIHDVIQAFGEATRRAIEAGFDGIELHGAHGFLIQNFFSPHYNQRTDAWGGSLENRMRFPLAVVNEVQRVVKQYAQRPFLVGYRISLEEAESGGLRIGDSFALINRLIEQGISYLHVSLKDLLTDKPIDDQDGLPTASLVAAHVKQRVPVIAAGQINRPEQAEQALQLGVDMVAIGRSLVINPEWVEMAQGRVPAFMRETLPRDAKPDLTIPDKLWQVIEQTTGWFPLEK, translated from the coding sequence GTGTCTGAGCAAACAAAGTCCTTATTTTCTGCGTTTGATTTTCAAAAGCATTTCATCCTGAGAAACCGTGTCGCCTTAGCCCCGATGACCACCTGGTCGTCGAATGTCGATGGCACGATTTCCGAACAGGAACTGGCATATTATCGCCGTCGCGTGAATGGCGTCGGTCTGGCCATCACGGGTTGTTCTCATGTCATGGCCAATGGAATTGGATTTACCGATGAGTTTGCGGCCTGGGATGATTATTTTCTGCCAAGCCTGACCCGGTTGGCAGCTGCGACCAAAAGTGGTGGCGCACCTGCCGTGCTTCAGCTGTTTCATGCCGGCAACAAAGCGGTGCCTGAACTGACACCCAAGGGTGAAATCGTCAGTGCGAGTGAACTGGCTGCTGCACCCGGTCCATTCAATACCGGGCAGCAAGCCAGCCGCGCCTTAACCGATGAAGAGATTCATGACGTGATTCAGGCTTTTGGCGAGGCGACTCGTCGGGCCATCGAGGCCGGGTTCGATGGCATTGAGCTGCATGGTGCGCACGGTTTCCTGATTCAGAACTTCTTTTCACCTCATTACAATCAACGGACCGACGCATGGGGCGGTTCACTGGAAAATCGCATGCGTTTCCCGCTTGCGGTGGTGAACGAAGTTCAGCGCGTGGTAAAGCAGTACGCGCAACGCCCGTTTCTGGTCGGCTACCGGATTTCTCTGGAAGAAGCGGAATCGGGCGGGCTGCGGATAGGCGATAGCTTCGCTTTGATCAACCGATTGATAGAGCAGGGGATCAGTTATCTTCATGTGTCGCTCAAGGATTTGCTGACCGATAAACCCATCGATGATCAGGATGGTCTCCCGACCGCATCGCTGGTGGCTGCGCATGTAAAACAGCGAGTCCCTGTCATTGCCGCAGGTCAGATCAATCGCCCGGAGCAGGCCGAGCAGGCGTTGCAACTCGGCGTGGACATGGTCGCGATTGGCCGCAGTCTGGTGATCAATCCTGAGTGGGTCGAGATGGCGCAAGGCAGAGTGCCGGCTTTTATGCGGGAAACGCTGCCGCGGGATGCGAAACCTGATCTCACAATTCCGGATAAACTCTGGCAGGTAATTGAACAGACGACGGGATGGTTTCCACTGGAAAAATAA
- a CDS encoding AraC family transcriptional regulator: protein MTATQQELINLVNRHIDGPGLTETVLPELKLMHSTENSSCSPTIYSPMLCLLVQGEKRITAGARELLLKGGDFLLVPVMMPVVGEILRASEEQPYIGISIALDLKELTDLLIAMKEPPEAITKCPYCIRTVSSDEEMLSVFKRFLTLLDHPEDIAVMLPLLRRELMYRLLKSPAGVQLRQFLLRDTQANRISKVVEMIQQRYREPIRVQELADMVHMSQSSLFNAFKAVTSMTPLQFQKQLRLNEARRIMLQDGLDASAASYRVGYESPSHFNREYSRLFGIPPMTDISRLRGHKPTMEDRI, encoded by the coding sequence ATGACGGCGACCCAACAAGAATTAATTAATCTGGTGAATCGGCATATTGATGGGCCGGGACTGACCGAAACGGTGCTGCCAGAATTAAAGCTGATGCACAGCACGGAAAATTCCTCCTGTTCACCGACCATTTACAGCCCGATGCTGTGTTTACTGGTGCAGGGTGAAAAGCGCATTACGGCCGGCGCACGCGAACTGTTACTGAAAGGCGGAGATTTTTTACTGGTGCCCGTCATGATGCCTGTGGTCGGCGAAATTCTTCGGGCTTCAGAAGAACAGCCTTACATCGGCATCAGCATTGCGCTGGATCTCAAAGAACTGACCGATTTGCTGATCGCCATGAAAGAGCCGCCCGAAGCCATCACCAAATGTCCTTACTGCATCAGAACCGTGTCTTCTGATGAAGAGATGCTGTCGGTCTTCAAACGCTTCCTGACGTTACTCGACCATCCGGAAGATATTGCCGTCATGCTGCCGCTGCTCAGACGGGAACTCATGTACAGGCTGCTCAAAAGCCCGGCGGGTGTGCAGCTTCGCCAGTTCCTGCTTCGGGACACGCAGGCCAACCGCATCAGCAAAGTGGTTGAGATGATTCAGCAGCGATACCGGGAACCGATCCGGGTTCAGGAACTGGCCGATATGGTCCACATGAGCCAGTCTTCCCTGTTCAATGCCTTCAAAGCCGTGACGTCCATGACGCCGCTGCAGTTTCAGAAACAGCTCCGGCTCAATGAAGCACGCCGGATCATGCTGCAGGACGGTCTTGACGCTTCCGCCGCCAGCTATCGGGTCGGCTATGAAAGCCCGTCCCACTTCAACCGCGAATACAGCCGGCTGTTTGGCATACCGCCCATGACAGATATCAGCCGCCTGCGAGGCCACAAACCAACGATGGAAGACCGGATATAG
- a CDS encoding zinc-dependent alcohol dehydrogenase family protein, which produces MTHHNHNTRINQVSFGEPKDVLVLEQMPCTSRDQSLVRVRIEAANINPSDLLSIHGVGQYRRNHQPPRVPGFEAVGHVIASDCPRFVSGQKVLVAAQGTWQKYADVHPDNLFHLPPDIDNGYAAQLYINAFTAWILTTEVARLTPEDVVIINAGSSAIGKIFAQLSSTVGFTLIAITSRPESYPYQTVPVLNAHENLASQLKQYGLPQPNVALDAIGGPACTELIQTLGAQGRYITYGTLSLAVYEKRFFEYQQRQQIQFSNFFLRYWEDQAGKAVRREQFDMMLEHFLSNKIALDVDQYFPLEQFQVALETIENHRAALKGKIILTM; this is translated from the coding sequence ATGACGCACCACAATCACAACACACGCATCAATCAGGTCAGTTTTGGTGAACCCAAGGATGTGCTGGTGCTGGAACAAATGCCTTGCACATCGCGGGACCAGAGTCTTGTCAGAGTCCGGATCGAAGCTGCGAATATCAACCCCAGTGATCTGTTATCGATTCATGGTGTTGGTCAGTACCGCCGGAATCATCAGCCGCCGAGAGTGCCGGGGTTTGAAGCGGTGGGTCATGTGATCGCGTCTGATTGTCCCCGTTTTGTTTCAGGACAAAAGGTGCTCGTTGCGGCGCAGGGAACCTGGCAGAAATATGCAGATGTGCATCCGGATAACTTATTTCACCTGCCGCCGGATATCGACAACGGCTATGCGGCCCAGCTCTATATCAATGCCTTCACGGCCTGGATTCTGACCACGGAAGTGGCCCGCCTCACGCCGGAGGATGTCGTCATCATCAATGCAGGCAGCTCTGCAATTGGCAAAATCTTCGCGCAGTTGTCTTCAACCGTAGGATTTACCCTCATTGCCATCACCTCACGGCCTGAATCCTATCCGTATCAGACTGTACCTGTCTTAAACGCCCATGAAAATCTGGCATCGCAGCTCAAGCAATATGGCCTCCCGCAACCCAATGTGGCACTGGACGCAATCGGCGGTCCTGCCTGCACCGAATTGATTCAGACGCTTGGCGCTCAGGGACGATATATCACCTACGGTACCTTGTCGCTGGCCGTGTATGAAAAGCGCTTTTTCGAATATCAGCAACGGCAGCAGATTCAGTTCAGTAATTTCTTCTTACGGTACTGGGAAGATCAGGCAGGCAAAGCCGTCCGAAGAGAACAGTTTGACATGATGCTCGAGCATTTTCTGTCCAACAAGATCGCGCTGGATGTAGACCAGTACTTCCCTCTGGAACAGTTTCAGGTGGCTTTGGAGACGATTGAAAATCATCGTGCGGCATTAAAGGGCAAGATTATTTTGACGATGTAA
- a CDS encoding SGNH/GDSL hydrolase family protein — MKKTLLLTLLPFSVLAQSAEVENTNQPLTAAQIQEVQSSNTYTYVRCWYRPAQTHDDPATTWEWARDTNGDYYKLNGYWWSGWSFKNMFYTSTSQSEIQQRCAETLGVTHDTADMLFYAADNSWSYNHTVWTNDQGPVNGINKVVAFGDSLSDTGNLFNASQWVFPNRNSWFLGHFSNGFVWTEYLSDSLNLPLYNWAVGGAAGSNQYVALTGVAEQVTSYLEYMQLAKNYNPANTLFTLEFGLNDFMNYDRTVADAKADYSEAMQRLTASGANNILLMTLPDATRAPQFKYATQAEIDKVRAKLLAFNEFIKTEAKSYQDKGVNVVLFDAYALFEKITTEPLAYGFANAKDACLDINRNSAADYLYSHDFTADCASHGSDKYVFWGVTHPTTATHKFIANAMYLPAVSSFNIQP; from the coding sequence ATGAAAAAAACACTTTTACTGACACTTTTGCCATTTTCTGTACTTGCACAAAGTGCTGAAGTTGAGAACACAAACCAACCGCTGACGGCTGCGCAAATTCAAGAGGTACAAAGCAGTAACACTTACACTTATGTGCGTTGCTGGTATCGCCCGGCACAGACACATGATGATCCGGCAACCACCTGGGAGTGGGCCCGGGATACCAACGGAGATTATTACAAACTGAATGGTTACTGGTGGTCCGGCTGGTCGTTTAAAAATATGTTCTACACCAGTACGTCGCAGTCTGAAATTCAGCAGCGTTGTGCCGAAACACTAGGCGTAACCCACGATACGGCGGACATGCTGTTTTATGCGGCGGACAACAGCTGGTCGTATAACCATACTGTCTGGACCAACGATCAGGGGCCGGTGAACGGCATCAATAAGGTCGTGGCATTCGGCGACAGTCTGTCGGATACCGGCAATCTGTTCAACGCTTCGCAATGGGTTTTCCCGAACCGGAATTCCTGGTTCCTGGGCCATTTCTCCAATGGTTTTGTGTGGACTGAGTATCTGTCGGACAGCCTGAATCTGCCGCTGTATAACTGGGCAGTCGGCGGTGCGGCGGGTTCGAACCAGTATGTTGCACTCACGGGTGTGGCAGAGCAGGTCACGTCTTATCTGGAATACATGCAGCTGGCGAAGAACTACAATCCGGCGAATACGCTGTTCACGCTGGAATTTGGCCTGAACGATTTCATGAACTATGACCGGACGGTTGCGGATGCAAAAGCGGATTACAGTGAAGCGATGCAACGTCTGACCGCTTCCGGCGCCAATAACATTTTGCTGATGACTCTGCCGGATGCGACCCGTGCGCCGCAGTTTAAGTATGCCACTCAGGCTGAAATTGATAAGGTCCGGGCAAAGCTTCTGGCCTTTAACGAATTCATCAAAACAGAGGCCAAAAGTTATCAGGACAAAGGCGTGAACGTGGTGTTGTTTGACGCTTATGCCCTGTTCGAAAAGATCACGACGGAGCCACTGGCATACGGCTTTGCAAATGCCAAAGATGCCTGTCTGGACATCAACCGAAACTCAGCCGCGGATTACCTGTACAGCCACGATTTTACGGCTGATTGTGCATCGCACGGCTCAGATAAGTATGTGTTCTGGGGTGTGACCCATCCGACGACGGCGACGCACAAGTTCATTGCAAATGCGATGTATCTGCCTGCAGTGTCTTCGTTCAATATCCAGCCATAA
- the yghU gene encoding glutathione-dependent disulfide-bond oxidoreductase: protein MANQYVPPKVWTMDCENGGEWASINRPDAGARYEKELPVGDHPLQLYSLGTPNGQKITIMLEELLALGESGAEYDAHLINIGDGDQFSSGFVGVNPNSKIPALVDRSGETSINVFESGSILVYLAEKFGHFLPTEIAERTQVLNWLFWLQGAAPFLGGGFGHFYAYAPEKYEYPINRYTMEVKRQLDVLDKQLANHTYVAGETYSIADIAIWPWYGNVALGLAYDAAEFLDVQRYQHVQRWAKAILERPAVQRGRIVNKTSGEAWEAVPERHSAADIDAALKQRP, encoded by the coding sequence ATGGCAAACCAATACGTACCCCCGAAAGTCTGGACCATGGACTGCGAAAATGGCGGCGAGTGGGCAAGCATTAACCGGCCGGATGCCGGGGCCCGGTATGAGAAAGAACTTCCGGTCGGCGACCATCCCCTTCAGTTATATTCGCTGGGAACGCCGAATGGTCAGAAGATCACCATCATGCTGGAAGAACTGCTGGCTTTGGGTGAGTCCGGCGCCGAGTATGATGCGCATCTGATCAATATCGGCGACGGCGATCAGTTTTCTTCCGGCTTTGTGGGTGTGAATCCGAATTCCAAGATCCCGGCACTGGTGGATCGCTCGGGAGAGACATCCATCAATGTTTTCGAATCCGGTTCAATTCTGGTGTATCTGGCAGAAAAATTCGGCCATTTTCTGCCGACAGAGATTGCGGAACGAACTCAGGTCCTGAATTGGCTTTTCTGGCTGCAGGGTGCTGCGCCTTTCCTGGGCGGTGGTTTCGGTCATTTTTATGCCTATGCTCCGGAAAAGTATGAGTACCCGATTAACCGTTACACCATGGAAGTGAAACGTCAGCTGGATGTACTGGATAAACAACTGGCAAACCACACCTATGTTGCCGGTGAGACTTACAGTATCGCTGATATTGCCATCTGGCCCTGGTACGGCAATGTTGCACTGGGACTGGCTTATGATGCGGCGGAGTTTCTGGATGTACAGCGCTATCAGCATGTTCAGCGCTGGGCTAAAGCGATTCTGGAACGTCCGGCAGTTCAGCGTGGCCGTATTGTCAATAAGACTTCAGGGGAAGCCTGGGAAGCAGTCCCCGAACGCCACAGTGCCGCAGATATTGATGCAGCACTGAAGCAACGGCCGTAA
- a CDS encoding alpha/beta hydrolase: MNIKHVTYQNLGWESAADLYLPPAFDASVKYPAIVSTHPIGSCKEQTSGNIYAAALAEAGYVVLAFDASFQGASGGTPRLIEDPAIRVSDIRFAIDYLVTLPYVDENRIGAIGVCGGGAYTIHAAMTDHRIRALTSITGVNFGRLIREVFSEFNPVGAMEAMGKQRTAEAQGAARHVIDYLPPSVEAGKQMGLNDIDVLEATEYYKTARGQQPNGATSGLFSFNSAAMGWDAFLHAEVLLTQPLLVVIGDKPGGFGAYRDGWEIYGRAASQKKEIFVAEGWSHYDLYDKPEPVALALEKVVPFFRDNL, from the coding sequence ATCAATATTAAACATGTGACTTATCAGAATCTGGGCTGGGAATCTGCCGCAGACTTGTATTTACCCCCGGCATTCGATGCATCCGTCAAGTATCCGGCCATTGTGAGTACGCACCCGATTGGGAGCTGTAAAGAACAAACTTCCGGCAATATTTATGCTGCCGCTCTGGCGGAAGCGGGTTATGTCGTGTTGGCCTTTGATGCCAGTTTTCAGGGCGCCAGTGGCGGAACACCGCGCTTGATTGAAGATCCTGCAATTCGGGTTTCCGATATTCGTTTTGCCATTGATTATCTGGTCACACTGCCTTATGTCGACGAGAACCGTATTGGTGCGATTGGCGTGTGCGGGGGCGGGGCGTATACCATTCATGCCGCGATGACCGATCATCGGATTCGGGCACTGACTTCGATCACCGGGGTGAATTTCGGCCGACTGATTCGTGAGGTATTCAGTGAGTTTAATCCGGTCGGCGCGATGGAGGCCATGGGCAAGCAGCGGACTGCCGAAGCTCAGGGTGCAGCGCGTCATGTGATTGATTATTTGCCGCCTTCAGTTGAAGCGGGCAAGCAAATGGGTCTGAATGATATTGATGTGCTTGAAGCCACGGAATACTACAAAACCGCACGCGGTCAGCAGCCGAACGGCGCGACCAGCGGCCTGTTCTCGTTCAACAGTGCCGCGATGGGCTGGGATGCATTCCTTCATGCAGAAGTGCTGCTGACACAGCCCCTGCTGGTGGTGATTGGCGATAAACCCGGCGGCTTCGGTGCCTATCGTGATGGCTGGGAAATTTACGGTCGTGCGGCTTCGCAGAAGAAAGAGATTTTTGTCGCGGAAGGCTGGTCTCACTACGATTTATATGACAAGCCTGAACCGGTTGCTCTTGCACTGGAAAAGGTCGTGCCTTTCTTCCGGGACAACTTGTAA